The Christiangramia flava JLT2011 region GTATACGCTGCTCTTCCAGGCGGTTCTGCGTTTCGATTCGTGCCAGGGCGACTTCCAGTTCTTTCTCTTTTTCCAGCTGTTCTCTCTTCAGTTTTTGCTGCCTCATATAAAGGTAGCTAAAAGCAGCAAGCACCACTAGCAGCGCTACAACCGAAAAGATGATAATTTCCTTTTTTCTAAGGTCTTTTTCCTGCTGTAACAGTTCCGCTCGATTTCGTAATAGCTCGTTTTCTTTCTGTTCCGTTTCGAATTCCACATTCAGTTCTGCCAGTTTCTTCTGAACCTCCAGCCCTGATATACTGTCTTTATACTGACTATATTTTTCAAAATAGAATAGCGAACTATCGGTATTCTTTAGATTTTTAAAAGCTTCAGCCAGTTTTTCATAATTATACTGAACCAGGAACCGATAATCTTCCTTCCTGGCAATGGGAACCGATTTCTGAAAAAAATTGATGGCCTGTTCATTCCTATTTTGAGCCAGGTATACTTCTCCTATTTGGGTATAATTTTCCGCAAGCCCTTTCTGATCATCCAACTCCTGGCGAATTTCCATCGATTTTTCAAAAAATTCGATCGCCTTTTGATGGTTCCCTTTTAAACTATAAACGCCGGCCAGATTGCTGTAGCTATAGGGCAAGCCTTCTTCAAATTTTAATTGTTCAACCAGTTTCAATCCTTCCTCATAAAAATATTGTGCGCTGTCCAGCTGTTCCTGCATTTCCTTTAAAACGCCGTAATTATTATAAAGTCGACTCAACGTATTGAGAAATTCCTGTTTACGCGCGAGCTTAATGCCTTTATTCATGTAATACTGGGCTTTGTCCATATCCCGGCGTTTCATACCGTAACCCAGCTCTCCATAAGCATAGGCCACATCTTTGGGCATATCAGCTTTTTCATAATGCCTGATAGCCTCCAGCATATTCGCGGTGCTTTTCTCATATTCGCCGCGATACGTATGGATCACGGCAAGCTGCTGATAGGAATTGGCTATTCCTTTTTCGTAACTCAGTTTTTCGGCGTTGCGAAGATTGGTCGTATAAATGCTGAGTAAAGAATCGGTCGTGATCGAAGCATTCTGAACGAGCCGGTTGTTGAGGGAATCGATTTCCTGTTTGGTTTGTGCATTTCCCAAAGAAATCGATAGCAGCAAAACAATTATACCCCTTAATTGTTTCATGGAATCGTGGTTAGTTATGCCTTTAAATTTATACTTTTTTGTGAGACTAAAACTTCTGAAAGATTGAAAATTAGAAAATTATACTGCTGAAGTTTTGTTTTCCGAAAACTAAGTTGCTGTTTATGCAGCCCTATTTTCTCCTTCAAAGCATGCTCCTCGCGCTGCGATTTCTTCAGAAAAGTTCTGTTAGCTTTTCTAAAATACAGCATCAGTGCAAGAATGGCTAATATGATAAAGAGAAGAATAAAACGTTCCATAGTTTTCGGTTCAAGAAAAAAGGCCGGGAATTCGTCTAGCAATTTTCCCGGCCTACTGTTAAAAACCCAATAAAAGATCATTGAATTTTCATAGGTGCTTATCTGGTAAGGTCGTAGGCATAAACCGTGTTATTATCGGCTTGATAATATAATACCCCTCCAATATCATCAACCTTGTATTCTGGTTTTTTATCCTTTAATAGAATTTCCTTTTCAACCTTACCAGTATCTTTATTCACTTTTACCAATCCGGCGCCATCATCCAGTTTGGTTAATATGAACTGATCATTTTCTGTAGCAGATGTAGCTTTATATCGCTGTGACATGATTGCGAATGACGCATCGGCTATTCCGGCAAACATATCGGCAGCACGCTTGGCTTCTTTTCCGTATTCGTTATAATTCCGAAGATTATTACTACTGCCAAAGCTGGTTTTATTGGCTCCTGCTTTATAGGCACTGGCCATTGCAAGCGCTGTACTGGCTACAGCAACAACTCCGGAAGCAATTTTCATGATACCGCTATTAGTTGGAGATTTGTAATACTCATGATATGCTTCATCCCCGTCAAAATTATATAAAGCCATATTCTGACTGGAGGACAGGTAAACTCCATTATCCCGTAATTCCATATGGTCTGGCTGTTCCTTTTCATCAAATTTAACCTTTCCAAATTCCGAAACATTTCCAGTATTCTCATCTACCGCAAAGATCTCATCGTCAGCGCCAATTAAATATCTGGAGTTTTTGGCATCATAAGCCGAAGCAACTGCCGCAGCATTTTTATATTTTAATGGCTTGTCCCAAACCTGATCACCGGTTTTAAGGTCAACGATATTGGCATCTTCATTAGTAATATAAATAAGACCCTGAGGTGTTTCTGCCATTATCTGAATATTCTCACCAGTTTTCAAAGGTTTCTTGAAAAGTGTTTCGCCTTCAAAAGATATTTTATTGATCCCTCCTTCATAGATTCCGAAAAGAATTCCGTCATCCATCACGTAGAAATGCTGGACATATCCTTTGGTTTTAGGGGCTTTCTCCCAAAGATCCTCGCCGTTGGTTGCACTCATGAAGGCGATATTCGATTCATTTTTCTTACCAATTACGCCACCTGTTCCTCCACTTTGGTCACTCACAATGGCAAGACCTTTATCAAGTATTTCAAAATTGGAAATCGTTCCCTTTACCTTTCTGTCATCCTTCCATAATTCTGCTCCATTAGAACCAACTTTATGAATTCTGGTATTGGAACCGTTATTGACTGGTTCAAATGCGTAGATTTCCTTTTCTGTTTTATCGGAAACCATCCAGCTTATATCCTTCATTTTATTCTCCCAAAGAGTCTTTCCTGAATGATCTTTGCTAATTAGCCCCTGTGTAGTTGGAATGATTAACGATGATTTTAGTAAAAGAGGTTTTCCGGTAACAGCAAAATATTTAGCGGTTGTTTTTCCAGGTTCGTTCAGGAAAAAAGAATAATCCATTTTTCCACCGGAAAGATCGTAAACAGCAACCTTCGCGGTATTCTTCTCGGCCATCGAACCTTCTTTCTGAAGTCCGGAAATGACCAGTTTATTCTGCGGAAGAATCACGTCAAAAGTATATACCTGTTTCCAGCCAAGATCATCGGTTTTGAAAATAACCCGTCCCGAAACATGATCAATAATTG contains the following coding sequences:
- a CDS encoding tetratricopeptide repeat-containing sensor histidine kinase, producing MKQLRGIIVLLLSISLGNAQTKQEIDSLNNRLVQNASITTDSLLSIYTTNLRNAEKLSYEKGIANSYQQLAVIHTYRGEYEKSTANMLEAIRHYEKADMPKDVAYAYGELGYGMKRRDMDKAQYYMNKGIKLARKQEFLNTLSRLYNNYGVLKEMQEQLDSAQYFYEEGLKLVEQLKFEEGLPYSYSNLAGVYSLKGNHQKAIEFFEKSMEIRQELDDQKGLAENYTQIGEVYLAQNRNEQAINFFQKSVPIARKEDYRFLVQYNYEKLAEAFKNLKNTDSSLFYFEKYSQYKDSISGLEVQKKLAELNVEFETEQKENELLRNRAELLQQEKDLRKKEIIIFSVVALLVVLAAFSYLYMRQQKLKREQLEKEKELEVALARIETQNRLEEQRIRISRDLHDNIGSQLTFIMSSLDNLRFKLKDEEPEISEKLKQTSIFTSQTINDLRDTVWAMNKESISFEELKQRLMNLLDQAREMNPEIYYSLRTDSNIDPERTFTALEGINFFRIIQEAVNNATKYSKGENIDVHIFEKKQKIFFQVSDDGVGFVESKIKKGNGLRNMQKRAELIAADINISSNGNTNIVVSKKIS
- a CDS encoding PQQ-binding-like beta-propeller repeat protein, with the translated sequence MKKLLLSFLAFGSLSAFSQSQPDNTYELGAKINEMTLTNAGTLIAATNDGLVGISAANSQPLFNFTDYGAIKTEEMEFVPLSPYVIVAQGGGKGAMAGLSALTGTKRAIIDHVSGRVIFKTDDLGWKQVYTFDVILPQNKLVISGLQKEGSMAEKNTAKVAVYDLSGGKMDYSFFLNEPGKTTAKYFAVTGKPLLLKSSLIIPTTQGLISKDHSGKTLWENKMKDISWMVSDKTEKEIYAFEPVNNGSNTRIHKVGSNGAELWKDDRKVKGTISNFEILDKGLAIVSDQSGGTGGVIGKKNESNIAFMSATNGEDLWEKAPKTKGYVQHFYVMDDGILFGIYEGGINKISFEGETLFKKPLKTGENIQIMAETPQGLIYITNEDANIVDLKTGDQVWDKPLKYKNAAAVASAYDAKNSRYLIGADDEIFAVDENTGNVSEFGKVKFDEKEQPDHMELRDNGVYLSSSQNMALYNFDGDEAYHEYYKSPTNSGIMKIASGVVAVASTALAMASAYKAGANKTSFGSSNNLRNYNEYGKEAKRAADMFAGIADASFAIMSQRYKATSATENDQFILTKLDDGAGLVKVNKDTGKVEKEILLKDKKPEYKVDDIGGVLYYQADNNTVYAYDLTR